The following coding sequences are from one Neurospora crassa OR74A linkage group I, whole genome shotgun sequence window:
- a CDS encoding cft-1 produces MQCYTELTPPTAVTHSVTLQLVPGQGTNLAVAKASLLQIFKTKVVSAEIDTYATLNGTNTSSKAAAAGRYDSRLVNDDDGFEASFLGGDNIAARADRANSAKLVLVAEVTLPGTMTGLARIKKPSGSSSGGADCLLLSFRDARLSLVEWNVERNTLETVSIHYYEKEELVGSPWVAPLHQYPTLLVADPASRCAALKFSERNLAILPFKQPDEDMDMDNWDEELDGPRPKKDLSGAVANGASTIEDTPYSPSFVLRLSKLEASLLHPVHLAFLHEYRDPTIGVLSSTKTASNSLGHKDHFTYMVFTLDLQQRASTTILAVNGLPQDLFRVVALPAPVGGALLVGANELIHIDQSGKSNGIAVNPLTKQTTSFSLVDQADLDLRLEGCAIDVLAAELGEFLLILNDGRLGLITFRIDGRTVSGLSIKMIAPEAGGSVIQSRVTSLSRMGRSTMFVGSEEGDSVLLGWTRRQGQTQKRKSRLQDADLDLDLDDEDLEDDDDDDLYGEESASPEQAMSAAKAIKSGDLNFRIHDRLLSIAPIQKMTYGQPVTLPDSEEERNSEGVRSDLQLVCAVGRGKASALAIMNLAIQPKIIGRFEFPEARGFWTVCAKKPIPKTLVGDKGPMNNDYDTSGQYHKFMIVAKVDLDGYETSDVYALTAAGFESLTGTEFEPAAGFTVEAGTMGKDSRILQVLKSEVRCYDGDLGLSQIVPMLDEETGAEPRVRTASIADPFLLLIRDDFSVFIAEMSPKLLELEEVEKEDQILTSTKWLAGCLYTDTSGVFADETVGKGTKDNILMFLLSTSGVLYIYRLPDLTKPVYVAEGLSYIPPGLSADYAARKGTAKESVAEILVADLGDTTHKSPYLILRHANDDLTLYQPYRLKATAGQPFSKSLFFQKVPNSTFAKAPEEKPADDDEPHNAQRFLPMRRCSNISGYSTVFLPGSSPSFILKTAKSSPRVLSLQGSGVQAMSSFHTEGCEHGFIYADTNGIARVTQIPTDSSYAELGLSVKKIPIGVDTQSVAYHPPTQAYVVGCNDVEPFELPKDDDYHKEWARENITFKPMVDRGVLKLLSGITWTVIDTVEMEPCETVLCVETLNLEVSESTNERKQLIAVGTALIKGEDLPTRGRVYVFDIADVIPEPGKPETSKKLKLVAKEDIPRGAVTALSEVGTQGLMLVAQGQKCMVRGLKEDGTLLPVAFMDMNCYVTSVKELPGTGLCLMADAFKGVWFTGYTEEPYKMMLFGKSSTRMEVLNADFLPDGKELYIVASDADGHIHILQFDPEHPKSLQGHLLLHRTTFNTGAHHPTSSLLLPAVYPNPSSLSSNSEENSPHILLLASPTGVLATLRPLQENAYRRLSSLAVQLTNGLPHPAGLNPKGYRLPSPSASASMQLPGVDAGIGRNIVDGKILERFLELGTGKRQEMAGRAGYVVGTGAHGVNPAGSGKMMGGGGGLSLGGLRLNGLHGQEGGMEWEEVRGELGVVLGWSGLGYF; encoded by the exons ATGCAATGCTATACAGAGTTGACGCCGCCCACGGCCGTCACCCATTCGGTAACCCTCCAGCTCGTCCCTGGTCAGGGCACTAATCTCGCCGTCGCAAAAGCGTCGTTACTCCAGATCTTCAAGACCAAAGTCGTTTCCGCCGAGATCGATACCTACGCTACACTCAATGGGACAAATACATCCAGCAAGGCTGCCGCGGCCGGCCGCTACGATAGCAGGCTCGTAaacgacgatgacggctTTGAGGCCTCGTTCCTGGGAGGAGATAATATCGCCGCAAGGGCCGATCGTGCCAACAGCGCCAAGCTGGTTCTTGTTGCCGAGGTCACCCTACCCGGCACCATGACAGGTCTTGCCCGGATCAAGAAGCCCAGCGGCAGCTCGTCTGGCGGCGCCGACTGCTTGCTCCTTTCCTTCCGCGATGCCCGCCTTAGTCTGGTCGAGTGGAACGTCGAACGCAACACGCTCGAGACCGTCTCAATTCACTACTACGAAAAAGAGGAGCTCGTAGGAAGTCCGTGGGTCGCGCCACTGCATCAGTATCCCACTCTGTTGGTCGCAGACCCAGCGAGTAGGTGCGCTGCGCTCAAGTTCAGCGAAAGGAACTTGGCCATATTGCCCTTCAAGCAGCCGGATgaggacatggacatggataACTGGGATGAAGAGCTGGACGGCCCCAGGCCCAAAAAGGACCTTTCCGGCGCCGTCGCAAATGGAGCTAGCACTATAGAAGACACACCATATTCACCATCTTTCGTCCTTCGCCTCTCCAAACTTGAAGCTAGTCTCCTTCATCCTGTGCATCTCGCCTTCCTGCATGAGTATCGAGACCCCACCATTGGTGTCCTGTCCTCCACCAAGACCGCCTCCAACTCGCTTGGTCACAAGGACCACTTTACATACATGGTCTTCACCCTAGACCTCCAGCAACGGGCGTCAACCACCATCCTGGCTGTCAATGGCCTGCCTCAGGATCTCTTTCGTGTTGTCGCCCTTCCGGCACCCGTGGGGGGTGCTTTGCTCGTAGGAGCTAACGAACTCATTCATATCGACCAGTCTGGCAAATCAAATGGCATTGCTGTCAACCCCCTTACCAAGCAGACCACCTCTTTTAGTCTTGTTGACCAAGCCGACCTGGACCTTCGTCTCGAAGGCTGCGCTATCGACGTCTTGGCGGCAGAACTCGGGGAGTTCCTCCTGATTCTTAACGACGGACGCCTGGGACTCATCACCTTCCGCATTGACGGCCGTACGGTATCGGGCCTGAGCATCAAGATGATAGCCCCAGAAGCAGGGGGTAGTGTTATCCAGTCCCGTGTCACTTCGCTGTCCCGCATGGGGAGGTCTACCATGTTTGTGGGCTCCGAGGAAGGCGATTCCGTCTTGCTTGGCTGGACTAGGAGACAGGGCCAAACGCAAAAGAGGAAATCGCGACTCCAGGATGCTGATCTGGACTTGGACCTTGACGATGAAGATctcgaggacgacgacgatgatgacttATATGGCGAGGAGTCGGCTTCACCAGAGCAAGCCATGTCCGCCGCCAAAGCCATCAAAAGCGGAGATCTCAACTTCCGCATCCATGACCGACTCCTCAGCATCGCACCAATACAAAAGATGACATATGGTCAACCCGTCACATTACCCGACAGCGAGGAGGAACGGAACTCTGAAGGTGTCCGCAGCGATCTCCAACTGGTCTGTGCCGTGGGACGAGGAAAAGCCAGCGCACTTGCCATCATGAACCTGGCGATACAACCAAAGATCATTGGAAGATTCGAGTTCCCAGAGGCAAGAGGATTTTGGACAGTGTGTGCCAAGAAGCCCATTCCAAAAACCCTGGTGGGCGATAAGGGCCCCATGAACAATGACTACGACACCTCTGGACAGTATCACAAGTTCATGATCGTAGCCAAAGTGGACCTTGACGGATATGAAACGTCTGATGTGTATGCCCTTACGGCAGCTGGCTTTGAGAGTCTTACCGGAACAGAATTCGAGCCGGCTGCTGGCTTTACGGTGGAGGCAGGGACCATGGGGAAGGACTCTAGAATTCTCCAAGTCCTCAAGTCAGAAGTACGCTGCTATGACGGAG ACCTGGGGCTAAGCCAGATTGTGCCTATGCTCGACGAAGAGACAGGAGCGGAACCGCGGGTTCGGACTGCCAGCATTGCTGACccattccttcttctcattcGGGACGACTTTAGCGTGTTCATCGCGGAAATGAGCCCGAAGCTCTTGGAACTTgaagaggttgagaaggaggatcaGATTTTGACCAGCACAAAGTGGTTGGCCGGATGCTTGTACACCGACACCTCCGGTGTGTTTGCCGATGAGACGGTGGGCAAGGGAACAAAAGACAATATCCTCATGTTCCTGCTAAGTACCAGCGGTGTTTTATAT ATTTACCGTCTACCTGACTTGACGAAACCAGTTTATGTGGCGGAAGGGCTTTCTTATATACCACCAGGACTTTCTGCCGACTATGCCGCCAGGAAAGGCACAGCTAAAGAGTCCGTTGCGGAGATCCTGGTTGCTGATTTGGGCGACACGACTCACAAATCACCATATCTTATC CTTCGCCATGCAAACGATGATCTCACACTATACCAACCCTACCGGCTCAAGGCTACTGCTGGACAGCCTTTCTCAAaatccctcttcttccaaaaAGTACCCAACTCAACCTTTGCCAAAGCCCCCGAGGAGAAGCCAGCAGACGATGACGAGCCTCACAATGCACAGCGCTTCCTTCCTATGCGGCGCTGCAGCAACATTTCTGGCTATAGTACCGTCTTCCTTCCTGGGTCGTCACCCAGCTTCATCTTAAAGACAGCCAAGTCCAGTCCCAGGGTTCTGAGTCTACAGGGATCCGGTGTTCAAGCCATGAGCTCTTTCCACACCGAAGGTTGCGAGCATGGCTTTATCTACGCCGATACCAACGGGATCGCTAGGGTGACACAAATTCCTACAGACAGCAGCTACGCTGAACTTGGTCTCTCCGTCAAGAAGATCCCCATAGGAGTTGACACGCAGTCGGTGGCTTACCACCCGCCTACGCAGGCCTATGTGGTGGGTTGCAACGACGTTGAGCCATTTGAGCTACCCAAAGACGACGACTACCACAAGGAATGGGCACGCGAGAATATCACCTTCAAGCCCATGGTTGATCGCGGCGTGCTAAAATTGCTTAGTGGGATCACTTGGACTGTCATCGACACCGTTGAGATGGAGCCGTGCGAGACAGTTCTTTGCGTCGAGACACTCAACCTTGAAGTGTCGGAGTCGACCAACGAGCGCAAACAGCTCATTGCTGTCGGCACCGCTCTCATCAAGGGCGAAGATCTTCCAACCAGAGGCCGCGTCTACGTCTTCGACATTGCCGACGTCATCCCCGAGCCTGGCAAGCCTGAGACCAGCAAAAAGCTGAAGCTGGTCGCCAAAGAGGATATCCCGCGCGGCGCGGTCACAGCACTCTCCGAGGTGGGGACCCAAGGTCTGATGCTCGTTGCACAGGGCCAAAAGTGCATGGTGCGCGGTCTCAAGGAAGACGGGACCCTCTTGCCCGTGGCGTTTATGGATATGAACTGTTACGTCACGAGTGTCAAAGAGCTGCCCGGCACGGGACTCTGTCTGATGGCCGACGCCTTCAAGGGCGTGTGGTTCACGGGTTATACGGAAGAGCCTTACAAGATGATGCTATTCGGCAAGAGCTCCACTAGGATGGAGGTGTTGAACGCGGATTTCTTGCCTGATGGAAAGGAACTTTACATCGTGGCTAGCGATGCAGATGGTCACATTCACATTCTGCAATTTGACCCCGAGC ATCCCAAATCCCTCCAAggccatctcctcctccaccgcacAACCTTCAACACCGGCGCCCACCACCCcacctcttccctcctcctccccgccgTCTACCCtaacccctcctccttgtcttCCAACTCGGAAGAAAACTCTCCACACATACTCCTCCTAGCCTCCCCTACTGGCGTCCTTGCCACCCTCCGCCCCCTCCAAGAGAACGCCTACCGCCGCCTTTCCTCTCTAGCAGTGCAACTTACTAACGGCCTCCCCCACCCGGCGGGCCTCAACCCCAAGGGCTACCGCCTGCCCTCACCATCCGCCTCGGCCAGCATGCAGCTGCCGGGCGTGGACGCAGGTATCGGCAGGAACATTGTCGACGGTAAAATCCTGGAGCGGTTCTTGGAGCTGGGAACGGGCAAACGGCAAGAAATGGCGGGACGGGCCGGGTACGTGGTTGGTACCGGTGCACATGGGGTCAATCCGGCGGGCAGTGGGAAGATGatgggaggtggtggtgggttgagTTTGGGCGGGTTGAGGTTGAACGGGTTGCATGGGCAGGAAGGAGGGATGGAGTGGGAGGAGGTCAGAGGGGAGTTGGGAGTGGTGCTTGGGTGGAGTGGGTTGGGCTATTTTTGA